The DNA sequence CCTAAAAATATAGGCcgcttacaaatttgtttctaaaagaaaaaaaagtttttgcaagagtaaaaatatgacaaattcATCATTTTATTAACTTTGTTTTATTGATGTTAATGGATAAGTTTATGTGAAACATCGAgacaaaaaaatgtcaaaaaaaattTGCTCACGTGGCCTTTATTGCTTGCCATTGTCTCCATCGAGATTCTAAAGTGTATTGATTCGGATTGGAGCCTCCATCCTCCCTTTTTTAGATCTAGAAATCGTAACCTTCCTTTCTCAAACCGAAAAACACATGGACGTTGTCGACACTCTACGACAACCACCATTCAATGATGATACCATTGTCAACCCAATCCATTAAAACAATACAAACCAATACAAGAGATGtgcaaataaaatgaaaaaaaaagacaaataaataataagatcgAAACCCCAAGTCACCTATGTAAGCGCGACCATGGTTGTTCTCATGCCCCTCGCCGTTAACAATCACTTGTATTAAGCACTTTTGCTCCTTGCATTAAGCCACCATTTTCTCGTTTTTGATCTCTAAATGTTGCAACCCTTAGTCACTTGAtctatcaattattttatcataacaCTATCTTGGCCAACAACCTTGATCTCaaattttggattttgatttttggtcttatatttttgttgtttgtattttgggtCTCGGATTATGTATTATCCTCTGTTTTGGGGTTTCGATTTTAGGTCTCAGATTTATATTGTTTAGGTTTTTGATTGTTTATAAATCTGGTTATGGTTACAGGAGAGAGGTAGAGATGACATAGATAATAACAACTACGTTCTACAAAATCCAACTAATGATGCAGTTGTGTTTGTGTTGTTTATGTGCGGAGGCTCACCGACGAGGGTGTAGGAAAAGATAGGTCGAAGCTGCAATTGAAGTCCGACTAAGCACAAACTTTCCAGTGCCAATTCTATCTCAACAATCTATAGGTGCCACGTAGTCACAACACTTAACATTAATGAAAGACTTAATGATGAGATAAATTTGTCACACATTGTACACTTTTgggactaaattttatttttgaatttatcaTAGATAAATTTGTTAACGTCTTACATTTTTAGagataaaaatgactatttattcaaataattttttaaataattattataaatgaataaaCTCAACTAAAGTTGGACAAACGAGTTTGGACTTGTGAGCTACACGCGAAACTCCTAACCCCCACgacatataaataatattttgaacctGTTTtcagcaaataatttttttcattaggcAACTCgtggttaatttttaaaatgatttaaaattgaacaaattttacaatttaaaatttgtttttcttttttaactttttttgtcaaatgtaacttgtttttcttttttaacttttttgtcAAATCCGATAACTATGTGAGATGAATACagacttaaaaaaataacaaacccTCAATAATGTGGACTTTGGGGACACTCATAAGTTGTTGTAAACTTGGGGAGACGGATTTAGCCGCATGTCCACTCTACAGTCAACGCACGttttgtgatatatatatatatatatatatatatatatatatatatatatatatatatatatatatatatatatatatatataaaagtaaaactcTTTCATCAAAAAATCGAATCccattttaattctcaaatccAAGCTTGGGAgacagagaaagagaaagagaatggaCGCCATTGATTCTGTGTTCGATCCGCTGAGAGAATTCGCAAAGGACAGCGTGAGGCTCGTGAAGCGCTGCCACAAACCCGATCGCAAAGGTGAAACCCTAATCCCAATTCTCCTTCTTCCCTTCCACTTCGATTCGAGTTGTGGATCCTTATTTTTCCgattcttttttgtattttagaaTTCTCCAAGGTTGCCGTCCGTACTGCAATTGGTTTCGTCGTGATGGGATTCGTCGGTTTCTTCGTGAAGCTCATTTTCATTCCAATTAACAACATCATCGTCGGATCTGGTTaggtaaattatatttcttcacacaaaaatgtttttttttttatattctacttTTTGGCTACTTGGATCTCTCTGTTTTTTATCTGCTCAAATCACAGATTTCGAtttgaatttttagtttttgtgtaAATGGTTTTAAACATTCATTCGAATGCCTTTTTTGGTTGACTGATTGAGAAGAAGTATTGTTTCAGCTGTTAGCTTCATTTTCTCGTGATTGCATGTAACATTAGCAACTTGATATGAAGTGAATATGGCTTTGATTTGATGTATAAAGGATGTGTAAACAGTAAGGAATAAGCGAAGCGAAATGGATCAATGTAGAACAGAATAAAGTTACCATGTCTcttgtttggatattttataaacagtaaaattgaaaataagtaAGTTAATCAAGGGTGGTCTGTTTGAATTCATTTTATGGCGTGTCAAGGAAGCGTGATGAATTGGAATGGTTAGGACTATTGTTTAATTAATGACAGAAAGAAAGTTTGTTTGTCtgaatattttacaaattaagaTCAACTTGTATTTTGTCTGCTGTTTTCGTCCTTATCAGATCATACTTTAGAAGATCCCCAGCTTAACTTTCTTCTTATGTggtatgtttgttttctttgattctGGCTTCCTGATGGGTGCTCAAGATGAATCCATGTCTAATGAAGCATTGACGTTAAACTTGATTGAGTTTAAAATCAAACACACCATATTTCAGTGAACTTTATGATCGCTCTATTTGTTTTAAGGGTGTATAACTATGCTAGTTTTTCCCTTATCATGAATGCTTGCTCATTGTTAATTACCAACCTTAATTGGCAGGtgacttttgtttcttttttatgacTCTGTTATAGTTTATGTTGTTTTTGCTTATTTTGAATGGTATTGCTTTTGATGTAAATCGTAAAATTTGTCTGATACACTAAATAAGTAGATGAGTTGATTGATTGCATTGTAAAATGGTTTTCTTAAGATAAATTCTACTGCCGTTATTTTCAAACGAACATACATGACAATAAGGCGATATGATTTCATATTCAAACATCTTGGTGAGGAACTACACTATTGGTACTTGTGTAATAGTGTAAGAGAGCTTACGCATATCTATCCCCTTGGGAGCCTTTGACACTCTTTCTATAATGAGAGTATGTAATCAACTTTTGTCTAGGACATTTTTATGGAATTTCTACATTCTTTGAAAAGCTTTTATAGATAATCTGAGTTTTGTTAGTAATTCAATGCTCTTTTAATCTTGTATTTTGCCTGATGTGACTTGTGAAATGTTGGCTGTGttattgatgaaatttgtgTCTTGGTCAAAGGGTGCTGAATGAATGAACTAAATAATCCTTTGTTTTCTCTGCAAGATTAAGGGAACTACTATCGCCAAAGTAATTCAAGTTGTCAAGCAAAAGGAGGCAGACAGATTTCCCTCATCAATAGATCATTCTATGCCACCAATCTtagttcttttttcatttttgtttttttcttgtctCAGGAATCTTTACTTCCTTTagatgtaaaattttatttatcctCTGTTGCACCTTGACACATTGTTTTGATTTAagataagaaggaaaaaacaatgttgaaacttgaaactgtagttttattttgatcctaTGTTAACTTTGTTTTCGACTTCCTTTATGATGATTGTTTATTGTCGTTTGCAGAATAACGTTTTGTTTCATTTAGCAAAAATCTGcagataaaattttcaatgatgCCACTCTCCTGGTCTTTATGGTTTACTTTACTCAGGTTCATCATATTAGTACCCAGCAGCTTGAAActtggtcttttttttttttcacgacTCATACCTTACATCTTGTTTAAGAAATCTCATCTTAATTTCACTTGGATTATcgatatgataattttatttaatatcatataattatttttgtctctcATTGTATAACACTGATAATATTTGGAATTTAGAATTTTATAAATGTCATCTTTGTATTTCTGTGATGATCAACTCTCATTTCACGAAGGAACACTgtcagaatttttttatagaatatatattaattggttAAGAAAAAGATTTTAGAATCACTAATCTTTCAAAATAATGTAGATTAATAATCCATTCAAAGATACACACTAATTctcacaacaatttttttaaaacctgtgTGGCAATAAACtgctaataataattttttgactGATAtgctaataataattttttgactGATAtgctaataataatataattcatatttttctataaaaaatgtaacattAGTTTTAAGCAGTattaatcacataaaaaatgtaccccccaaaaaatacaaaagtaccaaaaaattctcataaaaatatatactaatgtACCATAAATTCACATAAATTAAGTGATTCAATACAATTGGTTAACTagtggaaattaaaattgaattgtttggatattattatttaagtttgattttgaCGAAAAATCTCTTTCTCCGAGTAAAcaagaaagttaaaaaaaaaacattatatatatatatatatatatatatatatatatatatatatatatatatatatatatatatatatatatatatatatatataaaactgtCCAGCAGCTTGTCACTGGACAGTGAAACATTATtttactctttcttttttcttattttgatttttaaaaagccTCACACTTTAATACATTCATTGTCTCTTACACAACGATAAACAAAGTTGTATGCATTGATATATTAAACAGAAAAGTCCACCCATATTTTACATGGTAGGTAcagaaaatcaattttaatgaaagtaaaattctaaaatataaaaaaagtgcagagccaaaaaaattgatacaaaaGAAATGAGAGAATCCACATATTTGATTTTCACacctataaaattttattagataaagACAATTACATATCACAAATGAGATAAATATCCAGTGAGTTAAGAGGTATTCGTACTCCGCTGCAATGAAAACAAAATCCAGATCATAATATAAAACGAGCAATACTTGGAAGTGAAAAAAAAGACACAGgtcaaaattaatgtaattGTTAAAAATAGTCTCACATCATATAATTCATGAACATAATAAGTACTCATATAAATGGATAGACTATTCTCTTATATTCTCTTATAAACTGATTTTTAAGAAGACGTTGATGCACTataaaatttaacagtaatgcccttcaattttaattttgtgccATTTTTAGCTCTTCACAAGTGCCAATCCAATCCCAGCCGGTGCAGAAAAACCATGAACACGCCGTGGCGTCGGAATTGAATGCGCGCGTG is a window from the Glycine max cultivar Williams 82 chromosome 2, Glycine_max_v4.0, whole genome shotgun sequence genome containing:
- the LOC100789824 gene encoding protein transport protein Sec61 subunit gamma is translated as MDAIDSVFDPLREFAKDSVRLVKRCHKPDRKEFSKVAVRTAIGFVVMGFVGFFVKLIFIPINNIIVGSG